The region CGAGCCTGGGGGAACAAAAAGAAGCTCCTCCAGCATCAGTTTTGTCTACATACTATTTTATTACTCAAAGACCTTTGTTGGTGTGAACTCTGTAAATAGGAATGTGTTGTACGGTGGTTGTTGAATAAACAGCCCATTAATGAATCACCGTCGGTGCTCTGTGGTCTTTCTGTAGACTGGACTTGTCTGATCATACTGTAGCTCTCAGCTTGTGGCTCTTAATGTTCAGTGTTGAGATGTGAACAATTACAGCAACCCATAACTCTTTGAACAAACATATGGCATGTGTGAAACTCCTAACCTCTCCTTTAAAGCAGCGGTTCCCTTCCTTTGGATCAGGACCTCGACAAGAGGTGGTCAGATCCAGGAGTTTGTGACAGTCAACAGGAAAGGAGAGCAAACAAGCTGTTGTACTGTGCTTATATTTCAGACGGTCCTTGAATCTTTGCTGTTTTCTTGTGAATGACCTGATCCTTATACCTCTTAAGGCCCCTAAAACTTATTTAAATACACGTGTGGAACACAACCTGAAGACATGTGCGTATGACGGGTCACACATCGATGGCTTAGAGGTATAAGATATGtcaggctttggatacacacacaacacttaTTAGTAGGATCTTGATGATGTCATTTGATGACACgaagaaaaatctaaaatccTTTAAACTGATTGACTGTAATGTGGTAGTGGGTGGCATATCCCACATGAATTCATTAGTATATTAATACTTTTCTAAAGTGTTTTCTGTGCTGTAAAGAGTGGAATGTTCAGGTAAACtaacattttttataaattatataagaAAGTAGAGCTAAGTAACCTAGGCAACTAgtatggtaataataataatttacacttgtcaaacttaagtgcaaagttctttccagattaaaagatctacagaataaataatgaaaaaaatctgaatcacATGTAATCCCAGGGgacgcctcgcttcccagcattggacacttgatgcgctgccactagacacaacacactcggctcctgattggacgaacgctttccctccgtgggctgctgctgctcccagcttccAAACCGTAAACAACATGGCAGCTTGTTTGGAAACTGTCTGCTCTCATTTCACGACAAttgttcaccgaaatgtgttaatgaaaattttgaggcgagaaataaacGTGCAGTtgttgaatctgtctttatttttggatcgacaaagtttattttaaaagattcttgggagtttcgagaggcggcgagtcgcgtcagaCATCCGTGATTTACATGAGgtagactagacctcaactttatgcaagtGAGGAACGGCCAATGTGATGCTCCGTCTCTCGAATTgcaccgccacgctaccagaatgcattgcacggctgattacatagacatgaatgggAAGCGTTGAAAGGACGGATCCCGTGGACACGTACCGTTACTGTCGTTAACTTACCGGACACAAATGTCGCTGttaagcaatttctgattcttactttgagtccctttaagttattaGTGGCCTACTATAAATTAAAGGGATAATGACAACGGGCCAATATTGCCTACAAATCTGAATGTAGACTACAATAGTTCAAACAATAATCAAAGCTCATAATATTTACAACAGTCATCACAAAAATAAACTCTATAACAGAAGACATTTCTGCATTGAGGCCTGCTGGTAATTAATGTGTAATTGCAATTAAAGGCTAGTTCTTTTTTTCACCCCATATTACTCTGCAGTCACATGCACAGCTGCACACAGCTGCATTTAAGCTTATTATTAGAGTCAGTGTGAAAGTCATGGGACAGGCACGGGATTCCTCCAAGAGATAGTCTGCTGCACTCAGCCCGCTGGCCCATCACACTGATGTCTACCGATCACAGAGGGACGCTCCGGGGTTATCTACTAAACCCTTTATCAGAAGCTTTTTAACAGTAAACTATAAATGACCTCACTGAAACGGTGTCGACCACCTTTCCTACTGACAGTGAACGTGTGACGTCACAGACGGACTGGGTTCACTGTTCTGATATAGAAATATTAATCTGGAGCAACACACACTGCCGACGTCAGCTTCACTGCAAAGTAAGATATTCACATTGCTAACATCTGTACCGACATTAAACAGCTGTATAGAAACACTGTGTAGGCTGAGACCGACTGCTACCTGTTATCTGTGGATGTgaagttttaaaatgttaaagctgTTTGTGACTCAGTCTCCAGTGAAAGGCGGGTTTCATCTCGTGTTAGCAGACTTTAGTCCGTGTGGTTGAGGGgttgtgaaattaaaaaaatatatataaatttatctCTCATGGATGGAAGTTTGTCACCACTTTTGTGAAAATGGAAGATGTGAAACCAGATTTTATCGGCTCCAGACTACCTGTTAATGCATTGATATATAATACATGGTGGAATTTTtcctaaatacatttactctaCTTGTTCTACTTTACTTAAAGTGCATTTTGAGTGCATTACTTGAGCATatagtccaggggtcagcaacctttactatcaaaagagtcattttaggcaaaaacaacaacaacaaaaaatctgtctggagcagcaaaacttttgatcattgtgatgaaggtaacaaagattatagtctaagtatatagtatataagtctaatgcagtgagggccaaagagacaatggactacggagtattagggccacattgagggaaaaaccaTCTGAgaattacagaataaagtcataactttacgagaataaaagtcgtaatattacgagaataaagtcataacttaccatagacctacaacaatgataaataaaaatgaaaatgtaaacaaaaaacagttattaatttccatgtttataaatccccagggagccactggagaggagctgaagagacgcatgtggctccggagctgcaggttgctgacccctgatatAGACTATATATGTCACGCTTTTTTATAGTTTTCaaattgcttttgtttttaacagtcCATAACCTTAACATATCTTATGATAACATAAGAGAAGGAAAAGCAAAAACTACCACATAGTCTATTtgtcataaataaaacagacaatCTGCATACTAATCAAATAAGAATCTCATCAGCTCTGTGAAATATGATGCACTGATGTAGATGAGACTACTTAACACTAAAGTAGTAAAACCTAAAACTGTAATTAACTGAACAATAAttgaatgtgtaactgtgttCAGGTTGTGTTCAGGAGTGAGTTCCTGAGCGGTGCTACAGCCAGGATGAGTGATATGAGCGCAGACAGCAGCTGGGCCCAGCCCTATGACTTCAGCAGCCTCATCCACACATGCAGCTCCAACATCCAGAAGATCAGCCAAAACAGTGAGTGCAAGAAAACAGCTTCTTCAAGATCGATAGTAAACATCTCTCTACACGTGAATTCATTCCCCCAAAAAGATCTGCATGTTTACTGAGGTGGTTCCCATCTCTCCGCAGCTGGTCAGATCAAAAATCTCCTCAACCAACTGGGGACGAGACAGAAAACCTCCGAGGTCCAGGAGAGGCTGTAAGTACAGGTCTGGGATCATCAGTATCCCAGGTGATCTCACATATTGTCTTTATTTGAGCAAAGTGTGAGGTCTCAGCAGTGTTCCCCCTGCAGCCAACAGCTCCAGCACTACACGAACCGGCTGGCTAAAGAAACCAACAGACACCTGAAGGAGCTGGGCTCACTGCCTCCACCTCTGTCTCCATCAGAGCAGGTCAGCATATACAGTAGAGGCTTTTATCACTatatcaatcaaactttatcgTACGCTGGAGCATTAACATTTCCCTTCATTTGAATCATAGTAAGGTCAGAGGCCCATATAGCTGAAATACAGCATGGAAAGCTTATTTCATGGTCAGATTAGTGTTTTGGAGGCGATACATCAGAACTATGGACAGCTTCAGGATGGCGAAGGAGGTAGaagggaagaaaagagagagagagagagagagagagacactgacaTTTCATTAGGCCAGAGTTTCTGATCTGACACCAAATCCATGCACAATAATTACgcatagaccaggggtcagcaacctgcggctccagagccacatgcgtctcttcagctcctctccagaggctccccgTGGAtttttaaacatggaaatgaataactgttttttgtttacatttttatttttatttatcattgttgtaggtctatagtaagttatgactttattctcgtaatattacgattttttttctcgtaaagttatgactttttctcgtaataatacgactttttttcttgttaagttatgactttattcttgtaatattacgacttttttctcataaagttatgactttattctcgtaatattacaacttttttctcgtaaagttatgactttattcttgtaataatacgacctacaacaatgataaataaaaatgaaaatgtaaacaaaaaacagttacacatttccattttttaaaccccacagggagccactggagaggagctgaagagacgcaggttgctgacccctgaccgaCACGTACATTATGGATAgtgtaaattaacaaagtgtggaaataaagccagtgacagctctcacacaTTTGTGCAGCACTGATGTGCTCAAGTTCAGGAAATGACTTGCtttaatatatgttttatatgtgaCATGACAACAATTAAATGGTCTTTATTCCTTCCCgtcttctttctttctgcagAGGCAGCAAAAACTGCAGAAGGAACGTTTGATGAACAATTTCTCTGCTGCCCTCAACAACTTCCAGGCGGTGCAGCGGAGGGCAGCCGAGACAGAGAAGGAGTCTGTGGCCAGAGCTCGAGCTGGATCCAGAGTCACGGTGAATACCAGGCTTTTCATTGGACGAGGGCCGTTGAGGCTTTACAACCGATAACATCAACGCTCGTAAACACACCGTGATGAACTGAATTACTTCTAATATATTTACTTACTTGATGGAAAAGTGAGCTGAAGTTGATTAAACTTCTTTACTGTCTACAGGGAGACGGAGGCAATGTGAATGAACCGCTGGTTTCATTTCAAACGTAAGTttcttcattgtgtttttaaatattttacctTCAGTCCATTTTCTACTCGGCATTTTGTTCTTTACAAAAGCCACAGCAAGGAGGCCAAAATCTGTTCTGTGAGTGACTGCACACTGTATTATCAGTACAGAGCTATTATTAAGACAGACaccaaacaacaacatgaaCTGGTGCTGTATTTCCTGTGTATTCAAATATAAATGATGTCGATGTTGATCtcgaatggttaaagttagtcattgatcttgaatagttaaggttaggtattgatctctaatagttaaggttaggttaggttgtcgggcagcgagtctcgagAGAGTTTTTGccgatctcagatcagatttcacgatttgggggttaccttctagacacaacctctAGACGTCGGCTCAgcacctttaacctttaacctcttTGAATGCTACTTTGACCTGTAAAAAGTTGGACCTGTGTTATTGTGTAGGGAAGATGAGTGGGGTCAGAGCCAGACTTTGGAGCCCACCATCACAGAGGAGGACCTGGATATCATCAAGGAGAAAGAGACTAACATCAAACAGATGGAGGTACCAACCATATCCCACAGAAGCAGGGACATAATGTAATACTGTCACTATAGTTAAccctcttcctcctgtcctctccagGCCAACATTATGGATGTGAACCAGATCTTCAACGACCTGGCTGTGATGATCCACGATCAGGGAGAGATGATCGGTAAGTAAGAAGAGATTCAGGTTAGCATCAAGTCGATCCTTCAAACGTGTCATTCAGATGTGAGAGTGCATGTCTGCTCACCTTGAAGCTCTTCCTGTGTTCTGATGAACAGACACCATTGAGGCCAATATGGAGCATGCCGAGGTTCATGTAGACAGAGGGGCCATCCAGCTGCAGAAGGCAGCCTATTACCAGGTAAGTGGACAAAATAATGGAAACACTACATGACAATACATTTGCAAAACCAGCTAAAGATGCaagtcataaataaaaacaaataatccaCAATATTTTCAAGCATGTTAAATGAAGGATAAGTCTGGTAATGTTTTACATTCCATGCAAATaccaaaccaacaatgaattgattttaTTGCCTGCAAGCATTGTCCTGCTGTGGGAAaaactcactagagcaccaaatgtgaaTTCATCCATCACTGAaagtagtccccaacaaatgcagtATCTCCTCCTGTTAGAGCGTACCTGCTCTGACGTTCACAGGAACAGTATGTGTTCATGGTGAGACTACACCACCTGGTTGAGGTTCAGGAtatacagtcagtcagtcagacagagatAACCTGCATCAGTTTCGGTGAATAAACCCGGTTCCTGTTCTGTACATCGATGTTGATCTGGTGGCAGGACACACCACTGCTCTCCGAACCTTTCCATACTGAAAATGACCCTGACTCCCTGAAGAAATGGGTGCAAAGGTTGGAAAACAACACCACTAAAATGCAGATTACCGGAGATGCTAGGCTCAAGGCATGAATGTTGCACAAAGCGGGAGAACAAGTGCATG is a window of Sebastes umbrosus isolate fSebUmb1 chromosome 11, fSebUmb1.pri, whole genome shotgun sequence DNA encoding:
- the LOC119496901 gene encoding syntaxin-12-like, whose translation is MSDMSADSSWAQPYDFSSLIHTCSSNIQKISQNTGQIKNLLNQLGTRQKTSEVQERLQQLQHYTNRLAKETNRHLKELGSLPPPLSPSEQRQQKLQKERLMNNFSAALNNFQAVQRRAAETEKESVARARAGSRVTGDGGNVNEPLVSFQTEDEWGQSQTLEPTITEEDLDIIKEKETNIKQMEANIMDVNQIFNDLAVMIHDQGEMIDTIEANMEHAEVHVDRGAIQLQKAAYYQRKSRKRMCMLTMVMSLVFTILVIIIWQAIK